One window of Aspergillus oryzae RIB40 DNA, chromosome 3 genomic DNA carries:
- a CDS encoding DNA topoisomerase 3 (DNA topoisomerase III alpha), whose product MTVPRVLCVAEKPAIAKAVSQHLSGGSFQTIPVRGNQYVKNYVFDFNFGGPWGTCSVTMTSVIGHLTTLEFERQYKGWLSCPPGALFEAPVHITVDSDKAAIAKNIQEQAKYCKALFIWTDCDREGEHIGTEVRKQAKEGNARIVVKRAKFSNTEKAHVLNAARSLIELDDLQANAVAARIELDLRIGAAFTRLQTLQLKHISEALSEKIISYGSCQFPTLGFVVDRYLRVKNFKPENFWGIKVMHTRDGIKVNFLWRRVHLFDRAAVTVMLERCLMAKKAKVTKVNQKPTSKWRPLPLTTVDLQMMGSRYLRMDSQKIMKVAEALYTKGFISYPRTETDQFDKGIDLKKLIEKQFPDTNWGQYARGLLDGGYRTPRAGRHNDQAHPPIHPICWVSPTALSADEKKVYEFVVRRFLACCSEDAKGQTSEVEIQYGDEMFHAKGLIVLERNYLDVYVYDKWESSQQLPNFQMGELFEPTEAKIFDGKTTPPNYLTEPELIGLMDANGIGTDATMAEHIAKIKEREYVAVHSRGSGRNAVKELIPTRLGVALVEGYDNVVTGLPDSPSLSKPFLRKEMELRMREICAGSKSRTEVVQQSLEMYREVFIHTQRRINMLKDAVRKYLVEEAAS is encoded by the exons ATGACCGTTCCCAGAGTCTTGTGTGTGGCTGAGAAGCCTgccattgccaaggctgTAAGCCAACATCTCTCTGGAGGTTCCTTCCAAACC ATCCCCGTGCGTGGGAACCAATATGTGAAGAATTATGTGTTCGATTTCAATTTTGGCGGCCCTTGGGGCACCTGCTCGGTCACTATGACCAGTGTTATTGGGCACTTGACGACCCTGGAATTCGAACGGCAGTACAAGGGATGGCTGTCATGCCCGCCTGGTGCACTATTTGAGGCTCCTGTGCATATAACTGTGGATTCC GACAAAGCAGCCATTGCAAAGAATATACAAGAGCAGGCTAAATACTGTAAAGCTCTGTTTATCTGGACTGACTGTGACCGAGAAGGGGAACATATCGGAACAGAGGTCcgaaaacaagcaaaagaagggaatgCCCGGATTGTCGTTAAACGGGCCAAGTTCAGCAATACCGAGAAGGC TCACGTTCTCAATGCAGCTCGATCACTTATCGAGCTGGACGATCTTCAAGCGAACGCGGTAGCTGCCAGAATAGAGCTAGATCTTCGGATCGGTGCCGCGTTCACTCGCTTGCAAACTCTTCAATTGAAACATATATCAGAGGCTCTGAGCGAGAAGATCATCAGCTATG GATCTTGTCAGTTTCCTACACTGGGGTTCGTTGTTGACCGTTATCTACGAGTGAAAAACTTCAAACCTGAAAATTTCTGGGGCATCAAGGTGATGCATACCCGCGACGGTATCAAAGTGAATTTTCTCTGGAGAAGGGTACACTTATTCGATAGGGCTGCAGTGACAGTGATGCTAGAGCGTTGTCTCATGGCTAAAAAGGCCAAAGTTACCAAAGTTAATCAGAAGCCCACCAGCAAGTGGAGACCCTTGCCGTTGACAACAGTAGACCTGCAAATGATGGGTAGCAGATATCTTCGCATGGACAGTCAGAAAATTATGAAG GTCGCAGAAGCTCTTTATACTAAAGGTTTCATAAGTTACCCACGTACAGAAACGGACCAGTTCGATAAAGGTATCGATTTGAAGAAATTGATTGAAAAACAATTCCCAGACACAAATTGGGGCCAATACGCCCGGGG TCTTCTCGATGGCGGATATAGGACCCCCAGAGCGGGCCGTCACAATGATCAGGCACATCCGCCTATTCATCCTATCTGCTGGGTTTCACCAACCGCATTAAGCGCtgatgaaaagaaagtctACGAGTTTGTTGTCCGACGATTCTTAGCATGCTGTTCCGAAGACGCAAAGGGCCAAACATCAGAAGTCGAGATCCAATATGGTGACGAGATGTTCCATGCCAAAGGGCTCATCGTCCTAGAGAGGAACTATCTTGACGTATATGTCTATGATAAATGGGAGAGCAGTCAACAACTACCCAATTTCCAGATGGGAGAACTCTTTGAGCCTACCGAAGCCAAGATCTTTGACGGCAAGACAACGCCACCGAACTACCTGACCGAGCCTGAACTTATCGGACTCATGGATGCTAACGGAATCGGTACCGATGCCACTATGGCAGAACACATCgccaagatcaaggagcgAGAGTACGTTGCTGTTCATTCGCGTGGAAGTGGGCGCAACGCGGTCAAGGAACTCATCCCGACCCGCCTCGGCGTCGCGTTGGTTGAGGGTTATGACAATGTTGTTACCGGACTCCCAGATAGTCCTTCTCTCAGTAAGCCCTTTCTTCGCAAAGAAATGGAGCTTCGGATGCGAGAGATCTGCGCCGGGTCTAAGTCGCGAACGGAGGTTGTGCAACAGAGCTTAGAGATGTACCGGGAGGTCTTCATACACACTCAGAGACGAATCAATATGCTGAAGGATGCGGTTCGGAAGTATCTCGTTGAAGAGGCTGCGTCTTGA
- a CDS encoding uncharacterized protein (predicted protein): MFGIGDRLRMVKVKGAAKLFPPDEDREIPILAQFADYLSPEVCAVTVDDDGLLAGVSTDPKEDDTPFVAYLPISVVESLGDCRTVQYSKLQEVDRLGPGVGLLSYEDEYGIPHKVAFKFNPLDKPQRLQMAWDELNLLKSLPPHPNIVPFDRIVLEDVESQVIGFTTKYISGGTLDNINVPFRFEWLQQLTQLVDFLNLELGIMHQDIAPRYLLIDSDTHKILLFDFDWAANGKKRLLEGRDDVTAVVFTLYELITNDTQFTSIPHLNRTLDMVQSISEWACSLELDCDVSKFRNFLNDWVATRKSDGDLGTISQRTQLAYMAGTINRARVQCTFRAG; this comes from the coding sequence ATGTTTGGGATTGGGGATCGACTGCGGATGGTTAAGGTCAAAGGCGCCGCTAAGCTGTTTCCGCCCGACGAGGATAGAGAGATCCCAATTCTGGCACAATTTGCAGATTACCTGTCCCCGGAAGTTTGCGCAGTCACAGTCGACGACGATGGACTCCTTGCTGGAGTCTCGACCGATCcgaaagaggatgataccCCCTTTGTTGCATATCTTCCCATCTCCGTTGTTGAATCGCTTGGCGATTGCCGTACAGTTCAGTACTCTAAACTTCAGGAGGTCGATCGGCTTGGACCAGGTGTTGGTCTTTTATCATACGAAGACGAATATGGGATTCCTCATAAGGTTGCCTTTAAATTCAACCCTTTGGACAAGCCTCAGAGACTACAGATGGCGTGGGATGAGCTCAACCTTCTCAAAAGTCTGCCACCACATCCCAATATAGTACCCTTTGATCGTATTGTACTCGAAGATGTGGAGTCTCAGGTGATTGGATTCACCACGAAATACATTTCAGGTGGAACCCTCGACAATATCAATGTGCCTTTCCGATTTGAGTGGTTGCAACAGCTTACCCAACTCGTGGACTTCCTCAATCTGGAACTGGGAATCATGCATCAAGACATTGCACCCCGTTATCTCCTTATCGATTCTGACACACACAAGATccttctttttgattttgattggGCTGCAAACGGAAAGAAACGCTTGCTGGAAGGTCGAGATGACGTAACTGCTGTTGTATTCACACTCTACGAGCTCATCACGAACGATACACAATTCACGAGTATACCTCACTTGAATCGAACCTTGGACATGGTGCAGAGTATCTCGGAATGGGCTTGTAGTCTGGAGCTGGACTGTGATGTATCAAAATTCCGCAACTTCTTGAATGATTGGGTCGCCACGCGCAAATCAGATGGGGACTTGGGAACGATATCTCAACGCACCCAACTGGCTTACATGGCCGGAACTATCAACCGCGCCCGAGTACAATGTACCTTTCGAGCTGGGTAA